A portion of the Kiritimatiellia bacterium genome contains these proteins:
- a CDS encoding endonuclease/exonuclease/phosphatase family protein — MSWNLRMYSIEDRDGDGQRTEPKPPTERAAISRIIARCRPHVLAVQEIGISAVLDEFRRALQAEGLVYPHLEHLIRPDATIGLAVLSRLPIVARRSRLDDVYRIGTTNLPVLRGFIDVELQTERGYRFRLFVVHLKSKVYHPLGQTEMRRNEARIIAQHVHSALQSEPGLNLLLLGDLNDSPDSAPVQRLLGEDTRLLHDLRPSDDLGDVWTHFSSTVDIYSRIDYALVSAGMLGEVVREKCRVVRDPDLLIASDHRPLLVVVRATDAALTAR; from the coding sequence ATGAGCTGGAATCTCCGGATGTACTCGATCGAGGACCGCGACGGAGACGGCCAGCGCACCGAGCCGAAACCGCCGACCGAGCGGGCTGCCATTAGCCGGATCATTGCGCGTTGCCGCCCTCATGTGCTCGCCGTGCAGGAAATCGGAATCTCCGCCGTTCTCGACGAATTTCGCCGTGCGCTCCAGGCCGAAGGGCTTGTCTATCCGCACCTCGAGCATCTGATCCGTCCTGACGCCACCATCGGACTTGCTGTACTGAGCCGGCTGCCGATCGTCGCGCGACGCTCCCGCCTCGATGATGTGTATCGCATTGGAACGACCAATCTGCCCGTGCTGCGCGGATTCATTGACGTCGAGCTACAAACGGAGCGTGGGTATCGTTTTCGCCTCTTCGTCGTCCACCTCAAATCAAAGGTCTATCACCCTCTTGGACAAACGGAAATGCGGCGAAACGAGGCCCGGATCATCGCCCAACACGTCCATAGCGCACTCCAAAGCGAGCCCGGATTGAACCTTTTGCTGCTCGGCGATCTGAACGACTCGCCCGACTCCGCGCCAGTGCAGCGGCTGTTGGGCGAGGATACTCGCCTGCTACACGATCTACGTCCCTCAGATGATCTTGGCGACGTCTGGACCCACTTCAGCAGCACAGTCGATATTTACAGCCGCATCGACTACGCGCTGGTCAGTGCCGGCATGCTCGGTGAAGTGGTCAGAGAAAAATGCCGCGTCGTCCGCGACCCCGACCTTCTCATCGCCTCCGATCACCGTCCGCTGCTGGTGGTGGTGCGCGCCACAGACGCTGCCCTGACAGCCCGATGA
- a CDS encoding HAD family hydrolase, whose amino-acid sequence MTAAPPRIRAVVFDFDGTLFFTADAIVHSFRAALQATGRRDVPSLVITRLIGRPLTEMFETVVESATPAEIQTLVAEYRRVFARVAPRLSRPAPGFDAAMAALHAAGIRMAIATHRMAEGARMILERFDAAHWFGALVALEDMRRPKPAPDAIWQALEKLGAEPAEAAAVGDTPDDVRAGVAAGLWSVAIENSVHSREMLEAAGAHAVVGSLADLPPLLLRSPPTGEAPPNTT is encoded by the coding sequence ATGACGGCGGCTCCCCCTCGGATCCGAGCGGTGGTGTTCGACTTTGACGGCACACTGTTTTTCACCGCCGACGCGATTGTGCATTCGTTCCGTGCCGCGCTGCAGGCCACCGGTCGGCGCGACGTTCCCTCATTGGTCATCACGAGGCTGATCGGCCGGCCGCTAACAGAAATGTTCGAAACGGTCGTAGAGTCCGCAACACCTGCGGAAATTCAAACGCTGGTGGCCGAGTACCGTCGTGTCTTTGCCCGTGTCGCGCCGCGGCTTTCGCGCCCGGCACCGGGTTTTGACGCAGCGATGGCCGCGCTGCATGCCGCAGGCATCCGCATGGCGATTGCAACACATCGGATGGCCGAGGGGGCGCGGATGATCCTCGAGCGGTTCGATGCCGCCCATTGGTTTGGCGCGCTGGTCGCACTCGAAGACATGCGGCGTCCCAAGCCCGCGCCCGACGCGATCTGGCAGGCCCTGGAAAAGCTGGGCGCGGAGCCCGCGGAAGCGGCCGCCGTAGGGGATACGCCCGACGATGTCCGGGCGGGAGTCGCCGCCGGCTTGTGGTCCGTCGCGATCGAGAACTCAGTTCATTCCCGCGAGATGCTTGAAGCGGCCGGTGCGCACGCGGTGGTTGGTTCTCTGGCCGACCTCCCGCCCCTCCTGCTGCGCAGCCCGCCAACCGGTGAAGCCCCCCCGAACACCACCTGA
- a CDS encoding type II secretion system protein GspG, whose translation MSRRRRTARAFTLIELLAVIGIIVVLVGLVLAGAGIAQRQADRNRARSDMQKIETALNRYIMDFYKYPSVLTNAAVWQRLTNYVSDLTWTDPWGQPYRYNRLKGFRHLSDGSNVEREREDAYELRSAGPDGIWDTADDIVTSRTE comes from the coding sequence ATGAGCCGGCGACGACGAACCGCGAGGGCGTTTACGCTGATCGAGCTGCTGGCGGTGATCGGGATCATCGTGGTTCTAGTCGGGCTGGTTCTGGCCGGCGCAGGTATTGCGCAACGCCAGGCCGATCGGAATCGCGCCCGGTCGGACATGCAGAAAATCGAGACGGCGCTGAACCGCTACATCATGGATTTCTATAAGTATCCCAGTGTGCTGACCAATGCGGCGGTGTGGCAGCGGTTGACGAACTACGTGAGCGATCTGACGTGGACGGATCCGTGGGGGCAGCCCTACCGCTACAACCGTCTGAAGGGCTTCCGGCATTTGTCCGATGGTTCGAACGTCGAGCGCGAGCGGGAAGACGCCTACGAACTTCGCTCCGCCGGGCCGGACGGCATCTGGGACACTGCCGACGACATCGTAACCTCGCGCACGGAGTAG
- the malQ gene encoding 4-alpha-glucanotransferase: MTARAMPATQRQGGILLHVTSLPGPGGVGDLGRWAREWLQRLREAGLALWQMLPIHPPGGGDSPYDAVSSFAGNPLLISLEDLAAEGWIGAEEIAGAPGGDGGRAEFEALRPWKMERLRAAVARWRQRARPDEHLAYGRWLARAGRWVDDVALFLALRERNGNAPWWQWPRDVRLRKPRIVESLLRDLREEVETQRVIQFWFTRQWRRLRATARRTGVELIGDVPFFVAADSADVWAHRELFQLDSEGRPRVVAGVPPDYFSATGQLWGNPVYAWEQHRRTGFKWWIERLRHAAALFDHVRLDHFRGFEAVWEVPAGATTAVEGQWRPSPGAELLAAVRRRLGRLPIVAENLGVITDAVEGLRRRFRLPGMLVLQFAFERLLETPPAVPEACEPDTVIYTGTHDNDTAVGWFSAEPGQESTEGVERHRRLREAVARYLQTDGSDVHWRMIEVVWRSPANWAIVPMQDVLGLGREARMNVPGVGVGNWRWRMRTTELARANWSWLRDLCRQYVRTPPEGTTPQSAEAT; encoded by the coding sequence ATGACCGCCCGGGCAATGCCGGCGACCCAGCGGCAGGGAGGTATCCTGCTACATGTCACATCGTTGCCCGGCCCCGGCGGGGTGGGGGACCTCGGGCGGTGGGCACGTGAATGGCTCCAGCGGCTGCGCGAAGCCGGCCTCGCGCTGTGGCAGATGCTGCCGATTCATCCGCCCGGCGGGGGCGATTCGCCCTACGATGCGGTCAGTTCGTTTGCCGGCAATCCGCTGTTGATCTCGCTCGAAGATCTTGCGGCGGAGGGATGGATTGGCGCCGAGGAAATCGCCGGCGCACCCGGTGGTGACGGGGGCCGGGCGGAATTCGAGGCGCTTCGCCCCTGGAAAATGGAGCGGCTGCGGGCGGCGGTCGCGCGATGGCGGCAACGAGCGCGCCCGGACGAGCATCTGGCCTATGGGCGCTGGCTTGCCCGTGCAGGTAGGTGGGTGGACGACGTGGCCCTCTTCCTGGCGCTGCGCGAGCGGAACGGTAACGCGCCATGGTGGCAGTGGCCACGCGACGTGCGGCTGCGGAAGCCCAGGATCGTGGAGTCTCTTTTGCGAGATCTGCGGGAGGAGGTGGAAACCCAGCGGGTGATCCAGTTTTGGTTCACTCGACAGTGGCGGCGGCTGCGGGCCACCGCTCGCCGAACCGGTGTGGAACTAATCGGCGACGTCCCCTTTTTCGTCGCCGCTGACAGTGCGGACGTCTGGGCTCACCGGGAGCTTTTCCAGCTGGACAGCGAAGGTCGTCCACGTGTGGTCGCGGGGGTGCCGCCCGATTATTTCAGCGCCACAGGGCAGCTATGGGGTAACCCCGTCTACGCGTGGGAACAGCATCGCAGAACCGGGTTCAAATGGTGGATCGAACGGCTGCGTCATGCGGCTGCGCTGTTTGATCATGTGCGGTTGGATCACTTCCGCGGTTTTGAGGCGGTCTGGGAGGTGCCGGCGGGGGCAACAACTGCTGTGGAAGGGCAATGGCGGCCGAGCCCCGGCGCGGAGCTGCTGGCCGCGGTGCGCCGCCGGCTCGGCCGGCTGCCGATCGTTGCGGAGAACCTGGGGGTCATCACGGACGCGGTTGAGGGGCTTCGACGCCGCTTTCGACTGCCGGGTATGCTGGTGCTGCAGTTTGCGTTCGAGCGTCTGCTGGAAACGCCGCCCGCGGTACCCGAAGCGTGTGAACCGGACACGGTGATCTACACCGGCACACACGACAACGACACCGCGGTGGGATGGTTTTCTGCTGAGCCGGGGCAAGAGTCCACAGAAGGCGTGGAGCGTCATCGCCGGCTCCGCGAGGCGGTGGCGCGGTATCTGCAGACAGATGGTAGCGACGTGCACTGGCGCATGATCGAGGTCGTATGGCGCTCACCCGCGAACTGGGCAATTGTGCCGATGCAGGACGTGCTGGGGTTGGGGCGCGAAGCGCGAATGAACGTGCCGGGGGTTGGGGTCGGCAACTGGCGATGGCGCATGCGGACCACGGAGCTGGCAAGGGCCAACTGGTCGTGGCTTCGAGATCTCTGCCGCCAGTATGTTCGGACACCACCGGAGGGGACAACGCCGCAGTCTGCGGAGGCGACCTGA
- the hypB gene encoding hydrogenase nickel incorporation protein HypB, which produces MCETCGCSNTGGEASARAGAAADHHHHHEHPHSHVHAHSPEGEHGARRRIQVGTDLLAVNAEIAARNRAWLDERGVVAFNLISAPGSGKTLLLERTLDRLRDRVGCAVITGDVRTDRDARRLEGRGAQVHQIETLSACHLNAEQVRRCLPQVIKEDTRLLFIENVGNLVCPAAFDLGEHLKVALLSVTEGEDKPLKYPAVFAAAGMAIITKLDLAAAVGWDRAACLRALRSVHPGLFILELSARTGEGMDTWIEYLVRAAG; this is translated from the coding sequence ATGTGTGAAACGTGTGGTTGCAGCAACACGGGCGGTGAGGCTTCCGCGAGGGCGGGCGCCGCGGCCGATCATCACCATCATCACGAGCATCCTCATTCCCACGTCCACGCACATTCCCCGGAAGGGGAGCACGGCGCTCGCCGGCGCATCCAGGTGGGGACGGATCTGCTGGCGGTGAACGCGGAGATCGCCGCCCGAAACCGTGCGTGGCTCGACGAGCGCGGTGTGGTCGCGTTCAACCTCATTTCCGCGCCCGGCTCCGGCAAGACGCTGCTGCTCGAGCGCACGCTCGACCGGCTCCGCGATCGCGTGGGTTGCGCGGTGATCACGGGAGATGTGAGGACTGACCGTGACGCTCGCCGGCTGGAGGGCCGCGGCGCGCAGGTGCACCAGATCGAGACGCTCTCCGCCTGTCACCTGAACGCGGAGCAGGTGAGGCGTTGTCTGCCACAGGTGATCAAAGAGGACACCCGGCTGCTGTTCATTGAAAACGTGGGCAATCTGGTGTGCCCGGCCGCATTCGATCTCGGCGAGCATCTGAAGGTGGCACTGCTTTCGGTGACCGAGGGAGAGGACAAGCCGCTGAAATATCCCGCGGTGTTTGCGGCGGCGGGGATGGCGATCATCACGAAGCTCGACCTGGCGGCTGCTGTCGGCTGGGACCGGGCGGCGTGTTTGCGGGCGTTGCGGTCGGTTCATCCGGGTCTTTTCATTCTTGAATTGAGCGCCCGTACCGGCGAGGGGATGGACACGTGGATCGAGTATCTGGTACGGGCGGCGGGGTGA
- the hypA gene encoding hydrogenase maturation nickel metallochaperone HypA, with translation MHELSIAEAMVEAALRAAHGVGGRIVTLRVSVGALSGVDPDALAFAFPVAARGTLAEAARLEIVRYPAQVHCEQCGATTAADALVLVCGQCGSDHVEITDGRQLRLESLEIEPIETPPDRRHSDV, from the coding sequence GTGCACGAGCTCTCGATTGCGGAGGCAATGGTCGAGGCGGCGCTCCGGGCGGCCCACGGCGTTGGAGGGCGGATCGTGACTCTGCGAGTGAGCGTCGGCGCGTTGTCCGGCGTGGATCCGGACGCGCTGGCGTTCGCCTTTCCGGTTGCGGCCCGTGGAACCCTCGCGGAAGCAGCGCGGCTCGAAATCGTACGCTATCCCGCCCAGGTGCACTGTGAGCAGTGTGGCGCAACTACCGCGGCGGACGCGCTCGTTCTTGTCTGCGGGCAGTGCGGCTCCGATCATGTGGAGATCACGGACGGGCGCCAACTGCGCCTGGAGTCGCTGGAAATTGAACCGATAGAGACTCCGCCAGATCGGAGGCACAGCGATGTGTGA
- the hypE gene encoding hydrogenase expression/formation protein HypE, producing MKTPDERVQLAHGGGGRLMAEFIETHIRARFGDGPLRDLPDAARLRGEHSTLLFTADSYVVQPRWFPGGDIGALAVHGTVNDLAVCGGRARWLALSLILEEGLPLAEVGQVLDSVAQAARRCGVQVVTGDTKVVGRGQCDGMFVNTAGIGEPIGDFVLSRDTIRVGDRVLVSGPIGDHGLAVMAAREGLAAAGSGPVSDSAPVVELVEAIAELAGAVRWMRDPTRGGVAAVLNECVRGRDWSIEIIEERLPVAPPTAALADLLGIDVLQAACEGRLIAVCAPEVVGDILGRWCALEEGRGAAEIGRVVEHPAGVVVLATRIGGRRLVDLPRGELLPRIC from the coding sequence ATGAAGACTCCCGATGAACGGGTGCAGCTTGCGCACGGAGGGGGCGGCCGTTTGATGGCGGAGTTCATTGAGACACACATCCGGGCCCGGTTCGGCGACGGTCCACTGCGGGATTTGCCGGATGCGGCGCGGTTGCGCGGCGAGCACTCGACGTTGCTGTTCACGGCGGACAGTTACGTCGTTCAGCCGCGGTGGTTTCCGGGAGGCGACATCGGTGCGCTCGCGGTGCACGGCACCGTGAACGACCTGGCGGTTTGCGGTGGCCGCGCGCGTTGGCTGGCGCTGAGTCTGATCCTGGAGGAGGGGTTGCCGCTGGCGGAGGTGGGGCAGGTGCTGGATTCCGTTGCGCAGGCGGCCCGCCGCTGTGGCGTGCAGGTGGTAACCGGCGATACCAAAGTCGTGGGGCGGGGCCAATGTGACGGTATGTTTGTGAACACGGCGGGTATCGGGGAACCGATCGGAGATTTTGTCCTGTCCCGGGATACGATCCGTGTTGGCGATCGCGTGCTGGTGAGCGGTCCGATTGGCGACCACGGGCTGGCGGTGATGGCGGCACGGGAGGGGCTGGCGGCGGCGGGAAGCGGGCCAGTGAGCGACAGCGCGCCGGTGGTGGAGCTGGTGGAGGCGATCGCGGAGCTGGCAGGGGCGGTCCGATGGATGCGCGATCCTACCCGCGGCGGTGTTGCGGCAGTGCTGAACGAGTGTGTGCGTGGGCGCGATTGGAGCATCGAGATCATCGAGGAGCGGCTGCCGGTTGCGCCACCGACCGCCGCGCTGGCCGATCTGCTCGGCATTGATGTGTTGCAGGCGGCGTGTGAAGGGCGGCTGATCGCGGTGTGTGCGCCGGAAGTTGTCGGCGACATTCTCGGCCGGTGGTGCGCGCTCGAGGAGGGGCGCGGTGCCGCCGAAATCGGGAGGGTGGTCGAACACCCCGCCGGCGTCGTGGTGCTTGCGACCCGGATCGGAGGTCGCCGCCTGGTGGATCTTCCGCGCGGCGAGCTGCTGCCCCGGATCTGCTGA
- the hypD gene encoding hydrogenase formation protein HypD encodes MRYADGFRQPAAAESLLRALHAVLADMRGRADPLRVMEVCGTHTMAVGRHGLRKRLPHSLRLISGPGCPVCVTDSGYLEAALALTARGVAIATFGDLLHVPTANGDSLAACRSRGGRVQVCYSPLDAVRLAAAEPSREWVFLAIGFETTIAPVLAALERAEAAGVRNLTVLVAFKRVLPAMEAVLAGGAAIDGFLCPPHVSTVIGAAAYRSIAERYRRPCVVAGFEPLDILVALVELARLIVADRPAVVNEYDRVVTEQGNPRAQRLIEAWLEPCVARWRGLGDLPDSGYRLRRERAVRFDAELRHGVRVGTGREVRGCRCGEVIAGRLDPPECPLFARKCTPDSPVGPCMVSSEGSCAAWFKYERAEEPSR; translated from the coding sequence ATGCGTTACGCGGACGGATTTCGGCAGCCTGCGGCAGCCGAGTCGCTTCTGAGAGCTCTGCATGCGGTTCTGGCGGACATGCGCGGCCGCGCTGATCCGTTGCGGGTGATGGAAGTCTGCGGTACTCACACGATGGCGGTCGGCCGCCATGGTCTTCGAAAGCGTCTTCCGCACTCTTTGCGGCTGATCAGCGGGCCTGGCTGTCCCGTTTGCGTGACCGACAGCGGTTACCTCGAGGCTGCGCTGGCGCTGACGGCGCGCGGCGTCGCGATTGCGACGTTTGGTGATCTGCTGCATGTGCCGACGGCCAATGGTGATTCGCTGGCGGCCTGCCGGAGTCGGGGCGGTCGGGTGCAGGTTTGTTATTCGCCGCTTGACGCGGTACGGCTGGCGGCGGCGGAACCATCTCGAGAGTGGGTGTTTCTCGCGATCGGGTTTGAAACGACCATCGCGCCGGTCTTGGCGGCGCTTGAACGCGCCGAGGCGGCCGGGGTGCGGAATCTGACTGTGCTGGTGGCGTTCAAACGGGTTTTGCCGGCGATGGAGGCGGTGCTGGCGGGGGGGGCAGCGATCGACGGGTTTCTCTGCCCTCCGCATGTGAGCACGGTGATTGGAGCGGCGGCCTACCGGTCAATCGCGGAGCGGTATCGCCGGCCATGCGTGGTGGCGGGATTTGAGCCCTTGGACATCCTGGTGGCGTTGGTGGAACTGGCGCGGTTGATTGTGGCGGACCGGCCGGCGGTGGTGAACGAGTACGACCGCGTCGTCACGGAGCAGGGCAACCCCCGTGCGCAACGACTGATTGAGGCATGGCTGGAGCCCTGTGTCGCTCGCTGGCGCGGCCTGGGTGACCTCCCCGACAGCGGTTACCGTTTGCGCCGAGAGCGCGCGGTGCGGTTCGATGCGGAGCTGCGGCACGGCGTCCGGGTGGGGACGGGCCGTGAGGTGCGGGGATGCCGTTGCGGGGAGGTGATCGCCGGCCGGCTAGATCCGCCGGAATGTCCGCTCTTCGCACGGAAGTGCACGCCGGACTCGCCGGTGGGCCCGTGTATGGTCAGTTCGGAGGGAAGCTGCGCGGCGTGGTTCAAGTATGAACGTGCGGAGGAGCCGAGCCGATGA
- a CDS encoding HypC/HybG/HupF family hydrogenase formation chaperone, with translation MCLGVPMQLTEIREPARALAESDGLRLEVDVSLIEDPRPGDYVIVHAGFAIERLNTAEAEARLSLLEAIGRAAPEEPPTSPG, from the coding sequence ATGTGTTTGGGCGTTCCGATGCAGCTGACCGAGATCCGGGAACCCGCACGTGCGCTGGCCGAAAGCGACGGCCTGCGGCTGGAGGTGGATGTTTCTTTGATTGAGGACCCGCGGCCGGGCGACTATGTGATCGTGCACGCTGGTTTCGCGATCGAGCGCCTGAATACTGCAGAAGCGGAGGCGCGGCTGTCGCTGTTGGAGGCGATCGGCCGCGCGGCACCGGAAGAGCCTCCGACCTCGCCAGGGTAA
- a CDS encoding hydroxymethylglutaryl-CoA reductase: MRWVGPIRFHGGILDEEVCVPLATYEVPLWPSVERGARVSREAGGIAVRVHSAGMTRSVVIEAASSMRAMTIAEEIRNRQDDLARAAEAGSRYARLIDLHVEVCGPLIFVRLAMNTGDAAGHNMVTRAAQQTLDWLTASWPELRAVTVSGNLCSDKKVSAINGLLGRGWRAVAELAVEREVCRRLLRTEPETIAELNIHKNLIGSQLAGSIRSANAHFANMLLAIYLATGQDAANIVEGSQGFTLAFVRGETLRFSVTLPNLIVGTVGAGKESEPVAGHLRRLGCREQRPLGENARRLAAIIAGVVLCGELSLLASLGSPGDLVRAHLTMERRRARRGTPGAETSR, from the coding sequence ATGCGATGGGTCGGACCGATTCGGTTTCACGGCGGCATACTGGACGAAGAAGTGTGTGTACCGTTGGCGACCTATGAAGTACCCCTGTGGCCGTCCGTCGAGCGGGGCGCACGGGTTTCCCGGGAAGCCGGCGGAATCGCGGTGCGTGTGCACAGCGCGGGCATGACCCGGTCGGTCGTGATCGAAGCGGCCAGCTCGATGCGAGCGATGACCATCGCCGAAGAGATCCGAAATCGGCAGGACGACCTGGCCAGGGCCGCTGAGGCGGGCAGTCGGTATGCTCGGTTGATCGACCTTCACGTAGAGGTTTGCGGTCCGCTGATCTTTGTGCGCCTTGCGATGAATACTGGCGATGCCGCCGGCCACAATATGGTCACTCGCGCCGCGCAACAAACGCTGGACTGGCTGACCGCGAGCTGGCCGGAGCTGAGGGCAGTGACGGTCTCGGGCAACCTCTGTAGCGACAAGAAGGTTTCCGCAATCAACGGATTGCTCGGTCGTGGTTGGCGGGCGGTTGCGGAGCTGGCGGTGGAGCGCGAGGTCTGCCGCCGCCTTCTCCGGACCGAGCCGGAAACAATTGCCGAGCTCAACATCCACAAAAATCTTATCGGCTCCCAGCTGGCCGGCTCGATCCGCTCCGCCAACGCGCATTTCGCGAATATGTTGTTGGCGATTTATCTGGCGACGGGTCAGGATGCCGCGAACATCGTCGAGGGTTCCCAGGGCTTCACGCTGGCGTTTGTGCGCGGGGAGACGCTCAGATTCTCGGTCACCCTGCCCAACCTGATCGTCGGCACGGTGGGCGCCGGCAAGGAGTCCGAGCCCGTGGCTGGGCATTTGCGCAGGCTCGGCTGCCGGGAACAGCGGCCATTGGGGGAAAACGCCCGTCGTCTTGCGGCGATCATTGCGGGGGTGGTGCTCTGCGGAGAGCTGTCCCTGCTGGCCTCGCTCGGATCACCGGGCGATTTGGTCCGCGCGCATTTGACGATGGAGCGCCGGCGCGCTCGCCGTGGGACGCCGGGCGCCGAGACATCCCGATGA
- the fni gene encoding type 2 isopentenyl-diphosphate Delta-isomerase, whose protein sequence is MNSPAAPDPASATPRRKEEAIEILRADPDTDRRRHYFDHIRLTHRALPDVNLDEVDTSVEFLGRRLSFPLLISSMTGGSSDRLRQVNRNLAAAAEAAGVAMGVGSQRVMLEHPEAADSFDLRPVAPTAVLMANLGAAQIARGWGLTECRRVVDHLRADALIIHCNPLQEAIQPEGQPRFRGVVERIAEIAAELPVPVIVKEVGCGISPTDAERLLAAGVRILDIAGAGGTSWSRIEDHRRRASGVHDHLGETFQDWGIPTPLALRLLRPFRPRATLIASGGIRNGLDIAKAVVLGATLAGIARPLLAPAMESAERVRAEIERLRREFALAMWLCGARCFHDLFDREDRLLPEDSTWRR, encoded by the coding sequence ATGAACTCGCCGGCAGCCCCAGACCCCGCCAGCGCAACGCCCCGGCGCAAGGAAGAGGCCATCGAAATCCTGCGTGCGGACCCCGACACCGACCGCCGGCGACACTATTTCGACCACATCCGGCTGACGCATCGGGCATTGCCAGACGTGAATCTGGACGAGGTGGACACTTCGGTCGAGTTTCTCGGCCGGCGGCTGTCGTTCCCCCTGTTGATCTCCTCGATGACGGGGGGCTCCTCGGACCGGCTCCGGCAGGTCAACCGGAACCTGGCGGCCGCCGCGGAAGCGGCCGGTGTGGCGATGGGCGTTGGTTCCCAACGCGTGATGCTGGAGCATCCGGAGGCGGCAGACAGTTTCGACCTGCGGCCGGTGGCGCCGACTGCGGTGCTGATGGCCAACCTCGGTGCTGCGCAGATTGCCCGCGGCTGGGGGCTAACGGAATGCCGGCGCGTGGTGGATCACCTCCGGGCAGACGCGCTGATCATCCACTGCAATCCGCTCCAAGAGGCGATCCAACCGGAGGGTCAGCCACGTTTTCGCGGTGTGGTTGAGCGCATCGCAGAAATCGCCGCCGAGCTGCCGGTGCCGGTGATCGTGAAGGAGGTCGGCTGCGGAATTTCGCCCACCGATGCCGAACGTTTGCTCGCGGCGGGAGTCCGAATCCTCGACATCGCGGGTGCGGGCGGCACTTCGTGGAGTCGCATCGAAGACCACCGCCGCCGCGCGTCGGGAGTTCACGATCATCTGGGCGAGACATTTCAGGACTGGGGCATCCCGACACCACTGGCGCTTCGGCTGCTGCGGCCGTTCCGGCCCCGTGCGACGCTGATCGCGTCGGGGGGCATCCGCAATGGGCTGGACATTGCGAAGGCGGTGGTGCTCGGCGCAACGCTCGCCGGCATCGCCCGGCCGCTGCTGGCACCCGCGATGGAATCGGCGGAGCGTGTTCGGGCCGAGATCGAGCGTCTGCGCCGTGAATTCGCGCTCGCGATGTGGTTGTGCGGTGCACGTTGTTTTCACGATTTGTTCGACCGCGAGGACCGATTGCTGCCAGAGGATTCCACATGGAGACGGTGA
- a CDS encoding hydroxymethylglutaryl-CoA synthase, which translates to MSVGIDRLSFYCPAYFLDLRTLAAARGADPAKYLRGLGQERMSVAPPDEDIVTMGASAALPIIEADGAEDLDWLLFATETGVDQSKAAAMFVHGLLELPPSCTAVEIKQACYSGTAALQFACGWVARHPGRAVLIIAADIARYELRSPGEPTQGAGAVALRVSANPRLIALDPMRGAHAEDVMDFWRPNYREEALVDGQYSTRVYLNSLTAAWQRYRSAGGRPPDELARLCVHLPFTRMAEKAVAQLQRAAQWPAWSAAEIERRIADGLRYNRQTGNTYAASLYESVTAMLDTSAEDLAGMPVGLYSYGSGCTAEFFSGVVQPDYREALFAAAHARRLEDRVELDCAQYEDIVQLPLPRDGRDHVFAQYRTGPFRFAGMSQHKRVYERL; encoded by the coding sequence GTGAGCGTCGGGATTGACCGGCTGAGCTTCTACTGCCCCGCGTACTTCCTCGATCTGCGCACGCTGGCCGCGGCTCGGGGCGCCGATCCGGCCAAGTACCTGCGTGGGCTCGGACAGGAACGGATGTCGGTGGCACCTCCCGATGAGGACATCGTCACGATGGGCGCGAGTGCGGCGCTGCCGATCATCGAAGCGGACGGCGCCGAAGATCTCGACTGGCTGCTCTTTGCGACGGAGACGGGGGTGGACCAGTCGAAGGCCGCGGCGATGTTCGTACACGGGCTGCTGGAACTGCCCCCGAGTTGCACCGCGGTCGAAATCAAACAGGCGTGCTACTCCGGCACCGCGGCACTTCAGTTCGCCTGTGGTTGGGTCGCTCGCCACCCCGGTCGCGCAGTGCTGATCATAGCCGCGGACATTGCGCGCTATGAGCTGCGCAGCCCGGGTGAACCAACCCAGGGGGCGGGGGCGGTCGCATTGCGCGTCAGTGCGAATCCCAGGCTGATCGCGCTCGATCCGATGCGCGGCGCGCACGCGGAAGATGTGATGGATTTCTGGCGCCCAAACTACCGGGAGGAGGCGCTGGTCGACGGTCAGTACTCCACCCGCGTGTATCTGAACAGTCTCACCGCCGCCTGGCAACGGTACCGGTCGGCGGGCGGACGACCCCCGGACGAGCTGGCCCGCCTCTGTGTTCATTTGCCCTTTACCCGTATGGCGGAAAAAGCGGTCGCGCAGCTGCAACGTGCCGCCCAATGGCCGGCGTGGAGCGCGGCGGAGATCGAGCGAAGGATCGCGGACGGTCTGCGGTACAACCGCCAGACCGGCAACACCTACGCGGCCTCCCTCTACGAGTCGGTGACCGCGATGCTCGACACCTCCGCCGAGGACCTGGCGGGGATGCCGGTAGGACTCTACAGCTACGGGTCCGGTTGCACCGCCGAATTTTTCAGTGGCGTCGTGCAGCCGGACTACCGCGAAGCGCTCTTTGCGGCCGCCCACGCGCGCCGGCTCGAAGACCGTGTTGAACTGGACTGTGCGCAGTACGAGGATATTGTGCAGCTGCCACTGCCGCGCGACGGTCGCGACCATGTGTTCGCGCAGTACCGCACAGGGCCCTTCCGATTCGCCGGCATGAGCCAGCACAAACGGGTGTATGAACGGCTGTGA